One window from the genome of Magnolia sinica isolate HGM2019 chromosome 4, MsV1, whole genome shotgun sequence encodes:
- the LOC131243374 gene encoding uncharacterized protein LOC131243374, with protein MWRGAQNTSLYALRFQGVESFSLCKSEIIQRKFTITKALLFKADKSSFDRLCQQTMYMDGILQFAVCVNGTVLQRSRPLILWAPTFEGHISKTIQMRRPFPTQLDDAVV; from the exons ATGTGGAGAGGTGCACAAAATACTAGTCTGTATGCACTCAGATTTCAAGGAGTGGAGAGCTTCTCATTGTGCAA ATCTGAGATCATTCAACGCAAGTTTACAATAACAAAGGCACTGCTATTTAAGGCTGACAAGTCATCGTTCGACCGCCTTTGTCAACAG ACCATGTACATGGATGGTATTCTCCAGTTTGCAGTTTGTGTCAACGGAACTGTGCTTcagcgatccagaccattgatactaTGGGCCCCCACTTTTGAAGGGCATATCTCGAAAACCATTCAGATGAGAAGACCCTTCCCAACTCAGTTGGATGATGCGGTTGTATGA